In Capsicum annuum cultivar UCD-10X-F1 chromosome 7, UCD10Xv1.1, whole genome shotgun sequence, one genomic interval encodes:
- the LOC107852965 gene encoding uncharacterized protein LOC107852965 has protein sequence MANTILGGAFMHLHWDIVQEMLDNITVTNRGRHTRDSEYGGVGEKNWSDVSHNKSRQHGTFSSNTAVNPRNDSHCQAITTRSGKVTADPPVPIVDEKKNNNEPIDVKSNSKQNEGEEKVTEPVLKPIPKPLPPYPQRLKKKTRRCVVATRSFVKKKEDLGSFIIPCTIGSFNFSRALYDLGASINLTPFVIFKQLGLEAPKPTTKRLVMVASFIFPANFVVLDYELDFQVPIIHGRPFLATRMTLIYLELRHLMLRLNDEQVIINVCKSIRQVNELRVIFVINVHDEKADSFHDIDVETLWDDGSDAVIPITENLGIEAVAVVIINFYVDGI, from the exons ATGGCAAATACTATTTTAGGAGGAGCATTTATGCATCTTCATTGGGATATTGTGCAGGAAATGTTAGATAATATCACTGTGACTAATAGAGGAAGGCATACTAGAGATTCAGAATATGGTGGTG TTGGAGAAAAAAATTGGTCAGATGTCAGCCACAATAAATCGAGACAGCATGGCACTTTTTCAAGCAATACAGCGGTAAATCCAAGAAATGATAGTCACTGCCAGgccattaccactcggagtggtaaagtCACTGCAGACCCACCTGTACCTATTGTTGATGAGAAGAAGAATAATAATGAGCCAATTGATGTAAAGAGCAATAGCAAGCAGAATGAAGGAGAAGAGAAGGTTACAGAGCCTGTGCTGAAGCCCATTCCAAAACCTCTTCCTCCTTATCCACAAAggctgaaaaaaaaaacaagaagatg TGTTGTAGCTACTAGAtcatttgtgaagaagaaagaggatctTGGTAGTTTCATTATACCTTGCACTATTGgatctttcaacttttcacgtGCTTTGTATGACTTGGGTGCTAGCATAAACCTCACGCCATTTgttatattcaagcaattgggGTTGGAAGCTCCAAAACCTACCACCAAGAGACTAGTAATG gtggctTCTTTCATATTTCCGGCAAATTTTGTCGTTTTAGATTATGAATTGGACTTCCAAGTCCCAATTATTCATGGAAGACCATTTTTGGCTACAAGAATGACATTGATTTATCTAGAGTTAAGGCATCTAATGCTGAGATTGAATGATGAACAAGTGATAATCAATGTATGCAAGTCCATAAGGCAGGTTAATGAATTGAGAGTGATATTTGTTATTAATGTGCATGATGAGAAGGCAGATTCattccatgatattgatgtaGAGACTCTGTGGGATGATGGTTCTGATGCGGTTATTCCTATTACAGAGAATCTAGGTATTGAAGCTGTTGCAGTTGTGATCATAAACTTTTATGTTGATGGTATATAG